A genomic window from Syntrophorhabdales bacterium includes:
- a CDS encoding HAD-IA family hydrolase: MALQLILFDLDGTLVDSATDIANAFNYSIGLHGIPPISRTEIETILGEGMTLIMKKFDEWKSLGVDPATIRKHFREYYLEHIAVYSAPYPGVEDTLQRLKDFKKAVVSNKLEVFTMKTLRQLRLLQYFDLVVGGDSGPERKPSPQAILSVLSKFSVPAEETLMVGDTSYDIEAGRGAGVKTAAVTYGYGSSGFTDGADFTLDTFPELIDIVTTLW; the protein is encoded by the coding sequence GTGGCCCTCCAGCTAATACTCTTTGACCTCGACGGTACCCTCGTGGACTCGGCAACCGATATCGCCAACGCGTTTAACTACTCGATAGGTCTGCACGGGATCCCGCCTATCTCGCGCACCGAGATAGAAACTATACTGGGTGAAGGCATGACCCTCATTATGAAGAAATTTGACGAGTGGAAAAGCCTGGGGGTTGACCCCGCCACTATCCGCAAGCATTTCAGAGAATATTACCTGGAACACATAGCGGTCTATTCCGCGCCCTACCCGGGGGTGGAGGATACCCTCCAGCGACTGAAGGATTTCAAGAAGGCTGTTGTCTCGAACAAGCTGGAAGTATTCACCATGAAGACACTCAGACAACTCCGGCTTCTGCAATATTTCGATCTGGTTGTGGGAGGAGATTCAGGCCCTGAACGGAAACCGAGTCCTCAGGCCATACTCTCTGTACTTTCAAAATTCAGCGTTCCGGCAGAAGAAACCTTAATGGTAGGCGATACCTCTTATGATATTGAGGCCGGCCGCGGCGCGGGCGTAAAGACTGCGGCTGTCACCTACGGGTACGGTTCGTCAGGTTTCACCGACGGCGCAGATTTTACCCTGGACACGTTTCCTGAGTTGATCGATATTGTCACCACGCTCTGGTAA